A stretch of Castanea sativa cultivar Marrone di Chiusa Pesio chromosome 2, ASM4071231v1 DNA encodes these proteins:
- the LOC142623196 gene encoding dof zinc finger protein DOF3.4: MPSDSSEQRRQNKPQNSGAPPAEQEQLPCPRCDSTNTKFCYYNNYNFSQPRHFCKSCRRYWTHGGTLRDIPVGGGSRKNAKRSRTTSHTMSSTSSQDPLSATPVLVPLGSNHGASVQFGLGGGSDKGNVNVCGTFTSLLNTQGPGFLALGGFGLGLGTGFEEMGFGLGRAVWPFPGVADGGGVAGGGGGGNAGATGMGNTWQFENGESGFVGGDCFSWPDLAISTPGNGLK; the protein is encoded by the coding sequence atgcCTTCGGACTCAAGCGAGCAACGCAGACAAAACAAGCCCCAAAACTCGGGAGCTCCACCAGCAGAGCAAGAGCAACTTCCATGTCCACGCTGTGACTCCACCAACACCAAGTTCTGCTACTACAACAACTACAACTTCTCTCAGCCACGCCACTTCTGCAAGTCCTGCCGTCGCTACTGGACTCACGGTGGCACCCTCCGTGACATCCCAGTCGGCGGTGGGTCCCGCAAAAACGCTAAGCGCTCTCGCACCACTTCTCACACCATGTCCTCTACTTCTTCTCAGGATCCATTGTCTGCAACCCCGGTCTTGGTCCCTCTTGGGTCTAACCACGGCGCGTCCGTACAGTTTGGTCTTGGTGGTGGGTCTGATAAGGGAAATGTGAATGTTTGTGGGACTTTTACTTCTCTGTTGAACACTCAGGGACCTGGGTTCTTGGCTTTGGGTGGGTTTGGGCTTGGACTTGGGACAGGGTTTGAAgaaatgggctttgggcttgggagagcggTCTGGCCTTTTCCAGGTGTCGCTGATGGTGGCGGTgttgctggtggtggtggtggaggaaatGCTGGTGCTACAGGAATGGGGAACACGTGGCAGTTTGAGAATGGAGAGTCTGGGTTTGTCGGTGGAGATTGCTTTTCATGGCCTGATTTGGCAATTTCTACCCCTGGAAATGGTCTCAAATAA